The Streptomyces sp. NBC_00286 nucleotide sequence GGAACGAGGCATCCAAGGCCGGCGACCTACTGCAACAACTCGCAGAGGTCCCCAGCAACCACAGCCCCCACTTCGCCCCAGACCTGACGACGGTGGGTCCGGGCGTACGGACGCTGGTCTCGGGGGCACTGGAGATGCTGGCGGACCGGTGATTCGACCAGCTTTCCCTGGGATCGCTTCCGTCGTTGCCACAGACCCGGTGATGAGTTTTCGCGCCCGCGCCCGTCACACGTACGACGGGACACGACGAGGCGGAAGGATGACGTGATGAGTGCGGACACGTGGGTGGAGGAGCTGGGCGGGAGCGGGCTGGGGGAGGTCGATGAGGCGGCGTTCTCGGGGCTGGCGGAGCGGCATCGGCGGGAGCTGCATGTGCACTGCTACCGGATGCTCGGGTCGTTCGACGACGCCGAGGACACCGTGCAGGAGACGTTCCTGCGTGCCTGGCGGCGGCGGGAGACCTTCGAGGGGCGGTCGACGTTCCGGGCCTGGCTGTACCGGATCGCCACCAACGCCTGCCTGGACCTGATCGCCAAGGGCCGCCCGGAGCCCGCGACCGGCGGCGAGGTGCTGTGGCTGCAGCCCTACCCGGACCGGCTGCTCGACGAGCTGCCCGCGGGCGACGCGGACGAGCCGGAGAGCGTCGCCGTCGCGCGGGAGACGATCGAGCTGGCGTACCTGGTCGCGGTCCAGCACCTCGCGCCGCGCCCGCGGGCCGTGCTCATCCTGCGGGACGTGCTCGGCTGGCGGGCGAAGGACGTCGCGGAAGCCCTCGGGGTCTCCGTCAACTCCGTGAACAGCGCGCTGCAGCGGGCCCGCGCCGGCCTGCGGGAGCACCTGCCCGCCGACCGGCAGGACTGGACCGGCGGCGAGGAGGACGCCGGGACGCGCGAGCTGGTACGCCGCTACACCGACGCCAGCGTGGCCACGGACATCCCGGCGCTCACCGCGATGCTGCGGGACGACGTCCGCTGCTCGATGCCGCCCACGCCGGGCCTGCACGTCGGCCGCGACGCGGTGGTG carries:
- a CDS encoding RNA polymerase subunit sigma-70 → MSADTWVEELGGSGLGEVDEAAFSGLAERHRRELHVHCYRMLGSFDDAEDTVQETFLRAWRRRETFEGRSTFRAWLYRIATNACLDLIAKGRPEPATGGEVLWLQPYPDRLLDELPAGDADEPESVAVARETIELAYLVAVQHLAPRPRAVLILRDVLGWRAKDVAEALGVSVNSVNSALQRARAGLREHLPADRQDWTGGEEDAGTRELVRRYTDASVATDIPALTAMLRDDVRCSMPPTPGLHVGRDAVVNDWVEGGFEGMKGLRAVLTSVNRQPAAAFYLWQKQEGAYLPLTIDVLRVTGGAITEIVTFHDDQFPRLGLPERLPADGTE